The Leptotrichia sp. oral taxon 215 str. W9775 genome window below encodes:
- a CDS encoding sulfurtransferase TusA family protein has translation MIKIDCLGYSCPIPVIKLKQKHSLIMEGEEILLVTDHNLAVENIEYYCNLNKFKCSSEEVIDGVWEITISK, from the coding sequence GGATACAGCTGTCCTATTCCTGTAATTAAATTAAAGCAGAAACACTCTCTCATTATGGAAGGAGAGGAAATTCTTCTTGTTACAGACCACAACCTTGCCGTAGAAAATATTGAATATTACTGTAATTTAAATAAATTTAAATGCTCTTCAGAAGAAGTTATAGATGGTGTCTGGGAAATCACCATCAGCAAATAA
- a CDS encoding LysR family transcriptional regulator, giving the protein MINDVYNLFLKVVETGSISKAANELFISQPALSQQLKKLEKEFNAKLFTRSNKGIELTKEGKIVYKYFTMFEECLDEMREEIEDAKNNSMKIKISAVSTICNYSLPCVVYHLKKHYPNVSVELNSRENSSVIEEELLRERCDIGFVTENINNNETLAGKKIFEEKIVLVASNILGSFPDSIKVKELSKYDLIRMSGENEVIKVVTKFINNFENYKFTYNLESVDAIKSCIINGYGMAFLPYSTIKKELYHKEVKIVDVEQVSITQNISMIKRNSHTGGVKRVISYMEKYIKKIIC; this is encoded by the coding sequence ATGATAAATGATGTTTATAATCTGTTTTTAAAAGTAGTTGAAACAGGTAGTATCTCAAAGGCTGCAAACGAATTGTTCATTTCCCAGCCGGCATTATCTCAGCAGCTGAAGAAGCTCGAAAAAGAGTTTAATGCAAAGCTGTTTACACGAAGCAACAAAGGTATTGAACTGACAAAAGAAGGAAAAATCGTATATAAGTATTTTACGATGTTTGAAGAATGTCTGGATGAAATGAGGGAAGAAATAGAAGATGCAAAAAATAATTCGATGAAAATAAAAATATCTGCAGTATCTACAATATGTAATTATTCCCTTCCATGTGTCGTTTATCATTTGAAAAAGCATTATCCCAATGTTTCGGTGGAGCTGAACAGCAGGGAGAACAGTTCTGTCATAGAAGAAGAACTTCTAAGGGAAAGATGCGATATAGGTTTTGTAACGGAAAATATTAATAACAATGAAACTTTGGCAGGGAAAAAAATATTTGAAGAAAAAATTGTGCTTGTTGCATCAAATATTTTGGGTTCATTTCCTGATTCGATAAAAGTAAAGGAACTAAGTAAATATGACCTTATAAGAATGTCAGGAGAAAATGAGGTTATAAAAGTTGTAACAAAATTTATTAATAATTTTGAAAATTATAAATTTACATATAATCTGGAAAGTGTAGATGCAATAAAATCATGCATTATAAATGGATATGGGATGGCATTTCTGCCCTATTCTACAATAAAAAAAGAACTTTACCATAAGGAAGTAAAAATCGTAGATGTTGAGCAAGTTTCAATAACTCAGAATATAAGCATGATAAAAAGAAATTCCCATACAGGTGGTGTGAAAAGGGTAATTTCCTATATGGAAAAATATATAAAGAAAATTATTTGCTGA